The following DNA comes from Marinilactibacillus sp. Marseille-P9653.
GTGCACTATCTTTAGTATCAGTTCCTGAAACTATGCCTTTTGGTACACATAATTTAGAAAATGTTGGTTCGTTAATGCCTTTGGATGATTCTAGTTGGGCTATTGGAGTTCAAGATACTCGCGCGACAGGTAGTCGTTGGCGATTGGATGCTACTTTGGCGCACCCACTAAGAGCCGGAACGATGCAGAGCGAATTGCCTGAAGCGTTAGTTTTCGTTGATCAAAATAATCAAGTGACGCCATTATCAAGTTCAGCATTAACGGTTTTTTCCGGAACGACCACCTCTAGGGAGCCAGTGAATATATCCTGGCCAACAAATAGAGGGCCGATGCTTCAAATAGTACCAGAAGCTATGGCAGACACTTACAGTACAACTATTACCTGGACACTATCAGATGTCCCTTAACTTGTGATTCAACTATAAAAACTACATTCCTTGAGGAGGAAAAATAATGAATTTAAAGAAGAAAATGATTAGCGGTTTAGGATTAGGATTATTACTAGGAGCAATTTCACCAATCGTGGCTCAAGCTGCAGTTGTAGACACGGATACGACTGAAGCAACTGTAACATTCGAAGGTGGAGCTTTGGACTTAGTTGATGCTCCAACAGCAATCACTTTCGGTACGGTTGATTTATCAGCTGATGAAGAAACTTATCTAGGTGCTAGTGTTGCTACAGCGGATGACAATGGATTTCTTGAAGTAGCTGATTCAAGAGGAAATCAAGAAGGATGGCATATCGTCGCTTCTATGACAGGTTTCACACAGGACGGAGAACCTTCACTACCAGGAAGCACACTTACTTTTGTTGTACCAGATTTTGATACTACCAGTACAATTGCTGAAACTACACCAGTATTAAGTGGGATGACAATTAGTGCTGATGCTACTGCTATACCAATTAATGCATTGGCTGGAACGGGTATGGGACGTTCATTCTATGATTGGACGACTGAAGGAGATGTAGAACTATTTGTACCTGCTGGAGCTGGAGAAGCTGGTACTCACACTGCAACAATTACTTGGTCATTAGATGACACACCATCTTAGGAATATAAACATTGTAAGAGGATTCAAATGGGTATTTATACTCGGGCGCATATTACTTTTTCGGGCTCCGAATGTAGCTCATGCAGAAGACGGCGTAGCTTTTTCTGTAAAAGCGGTGATACCTAAAAACCAGCATGATTTGAATCAATCTTACTTCGATTTACGAGTAGAGCCCGGACAAGTTCAAGAAGTGGTAACGATGATATTGAATAGGAGCGATAAAGAAATTATTGTTGATGTCGCGCTAAACGACGCATCAACAAATAGGAACGGCGTGATTATTTATGATGACCCAGAAGCTGTTGTTTATCGTGA
Coding sequences within:
- a CDS encoding WxL domain-containing protein, which encodes MNLKKKMISGLGLGLLLGAISPIVAQAAVVDTDTTEATVTFEGGALDLVDAPTAITFGTVDLSADEETYLGASVATADDNGFLEVADSRGNQEGWHIVASMTGFTQDGEPSLPGSTLTFVVPDFDTTSTIAETTPVLSGMTISADATAIPINALAGTGMGRSFYDWTTEGDVELFVPAGAGEAGTHTATITWSLDDTPS